The following coding sequences lie in one Bacteroidota bacterium genomic window:
- a CDS encoding DUF4350 domain-containing protein, which translates to MSRRGIIAVIAALFVLLTLAEVSRETPIDWRYSFLHDDTRPYGAAIAWRLFDDWFSVERVTQPPFVRLRALDAAAEDTGPPDRHTYVFVTDTFVPDPIETAELLDFAAAGNTVFVAAERIRGTFADTLGVVTRFSGRRPNETFDPENDPATQRWRFVRTDTTLRLASPSLARGRLDAGHFDLKAEVPVWRFSELDHGGATVLGTTADDWANFARLPVGDGQVLLLTTPTVFSNVVLLADDPDRDGTGEAASYLAAAMAYLPDQPVLWDSYYKPGRDLDTSPLRYVFATPALRWAYVLALVTVLLFFLLRARRWQRPVPVVTPPPNAMASFVESVGRLHHTRGDTRALAATQRRVLLDRLRRRTHLDGLDLSDESAAQVAVRLGQNKGEIVALFARLRRAETRAVSDDDLLELDRRLHALMQV; encoded by the coding sequence ATGAGTCGCCGGGGCATCATCGCGGTCATCGCGGCGCTCTTCGTGCTGCTCACGCTCGCCGAGGTTTCGCGCGAGACGCCCATCGACTGGCGCTACAGCTTCCTCCACGACGACACGCGGCCCTACGGAGCGGCCATCGCCTGGCGCCTCTTCGACGACTGGTTCTCGGTGGAGCGCGTCACGCAGCCGCCCTTCGTCCGCCTCCGCGCACTCGACGCCGCAGCCGAAGACACAGGACCGCCCGACCGGCACACCTACGTCTTCGTCACCGACACCTTCGTGCCGGACCCCATCGAGACCGCCGAATTGCTCGACTTCGCCGCGGCGGGCAACACGGTGTTCGTAGCGGCCGAGCGGATACGCGGCACCTTTGCCGACACGCTCGGCGTCGTGACACGCTTCTCGGGACGCCGCCCCAACGAGACGTTCGACCCGGAGAACGACCCCGCCACGCAGCGCTGGCGCTTCGTGCGCACCGACACCACGCTGCGCCTAGCGAGTCCCTCGCTCGCCCGAGGCCGTCTGGATGCAGGCCACTTCGACCTGAAGGCAGAGGTGCCCGTGTGGCGCTTCAGCGAGCTCGACCACGGCGGCGCGACGGTCCTCGGCACGACGGCGGACGACTGGGCCAACTTCGCCCGGCTTCCCGTGGGTGACGGGCAGGTCCTGCTGCTCACCACGCCGACGGTGTTCTCCAACGTGGTGCTGCTTGCCGACGACCCTGACCGCGACGGCACCGGCGAGGCCGCATCCTACCTCGCCGCGGCGATGGCCTACCTCCCCGACCAGCCGGTGCTCTGGGACAGCTACTACAAGCCCGGCCGCGACCTCGACACGTCGCCGCTGCGCTACGTCTTCGCGACGCCAGCGCTGCGCTGGGCCTACGTCCTCGCCCTCGTGACGGTGCTGCTGTTCTTTCTGCTCCGGGCGCGGCGCTGGCAACGCCCCGTCCCCGTCGTCACGCCGCCTCCCAACGCGATGGCGAGCTTTGTGGAGAGTGTGGGCCGGCTCCACCACACGCGCGGCGACACGCGGGCCCTGGCCGCCACGCAACGGCGCGTCCTCCTCGACCGCCTCCGCCGCCGCACCCACCTCGACGGCCTCGACCTCTCCGACGAGAGCGCCGCGCAGGTCGCCGTCCGACTCGGGCAGAACAAGGGCGAGATCGTCGCCCTCTTTGCACGCCTCCGCCGCGCCGAAACCCGCGCGGTGTCCGACGACGACCTGCTCGAACTCGACCGGCGGCTGCACGCGCTGATGCAGGTCTAG
- a CDS encoding T9SS type A sorting domain-containing protein, translated as MPVATVRTLGVLLALCVVGALPLRAQITLPASLEADRIGRTVTVATRLVQTDVSALAAIDGANQTWDLSGLPFGPQATTIDFDYLPFSGDLPAADVEPIRTSDYVVRSEFRVADQVTTTYSYRALSNDSLSTTGSPSVGDANLDGTPDTTVVRNTPPLLDAVYPITFGAAWADSTTQRTQIPGLPTETEADVKTDVAVDGWGTLVTPDGSFACLRLSRTTTVSFFGSDFVTETVELVTADGVTAVLDVTNGSASYSIATVGASTEQPVPTMPLSLDAAYPNPFATTTRLAVTLPRATEATLVVYDVLGRRVATLANEQSRAGTQAFAWTPDAALANGVYVAVLRADGQTVSRRLSLQR; from the coding sequence ATGCCCGTTGCTACCGTCCGCACCCTCGGCGTTCTGCTCGCCCTGTGCGTCGTCGGCGCGCTGCCGCTCCGTGCTCAAATCACGCTACCCGCCTCGCTCGAAGCCGACCGCATCGGTCGGACCGTCACCGTCGCCACGCGCCTCGTCCAGACCGACGTGAGTGCCCTTGCCGCCATTGACGGGGCGAACCAGACGTGGGACCTCTCCGGCCTGCCCTTCGGCCCGCAGGCGACGACCATCGACTTCGACTACCTCCCGTTCTCGGGCGACCTCCCGGCCGCCGATGTCGAGCCGATCCGCACGTCGGACTATGTCGTGCGCTCGGAATTCCGCGTGGCCGACCAGGTGACGACGACCTACAGCTACCGCGCGCTCTCGAACGACTCGCTCTCCACGACCGGCTCGCCCTCGGTCGGCGACGCCAACCTCGACGGCACGCCGGACACGACCGTCGTCCGTAATACGCCGCCGCTGCTCGACGCCGTCTACCCGATCACGTTCGGCGCAGCGTGGGCAGACTCGACGACGCAACGCACGCAGATTCCGGGCCTTCCAACAGAGACGGAAGCCGACGTCAAGACCGACGTGGCGGTTGACGGGTGGGGCACGCTCGTCACGCCCGACGGTTCGTTCGCCTGCCTGCGCCTCTCCCGCACGACGACGGTGAGCTTCTTCGGGAGCGACTTCGTGACGGAGACCGTCGAACTCGTCACCGCCGATGGGGTCACCGCCGTGCTCGACGTGACCAACGGCTCGGCCTCCTACAGCATCGCGACGGTGGGGGCGTCCACCGAGCAGCCCGTTCCCACGATGCCACTGAGCCTCGACGCCGCCTACCCGAACCCGTTCGCGACGACGACGCGCCTCGCCGTGACGCTGCCACGCGCCACCGAGGCGACGCTCGTGGTCTATGATGTCCTGGGACGCCGGGTCGCCACGCTGGCAAACGAGCAGTCCAGAGCAGGCACGCAGGCATTTGCGTGGACGCCGGACGCGGCGCTGGCGAATGGGGTCTACGTGGCGGTGCTTCGCGCGGACGGCCAGACCGTGAGCCGGCGGCTGTCGCTCCAGCGCTAA
- a CDS encoding MoxR family ATPase has protein sequence MDNGPRVPNPLPPDGSGEPSTAVPSDQNASPSPYAPLFEARTDLSGVAAAVDRLKAEVRKLLVGQAQFLDELVAAVLAGGHMLIEGVPGVAKTLTAKLLARAVSADFARLQFTPDLMPADVVGTTVFNPETRAFDFHPGPVFGQLVLIDEINRAPAKTQAALFEVMEERQVTVDGTTYPMQAPFHVFATQNPIEHEGTYRLPEAQLDRFLFKIEVGYPTPEEEARILAGFQAQGGRLDLEQVQPVLTADEVLAAQAAVRTLYVDEKLLGYIAAIVAQTRTHPALALGASPRASLALLTGAKAVAAMAGRDFVTPDDVRTIAPPVLRHRLQLTPEREIEGVRIDTVVDRVVQSVEVPR, from the coding sequence ATGGACAATGGGCCGCGCGTTCCGAATCCCCTGCCGCCCGACGGGTCTGGCGAGCCATCCACGGCGGTCCCTTCGGACCAGAACGCTTCCCCGTCACCCTACGCGCCGCTGTTCGAGGCCCGGACCGACCTGTCGGGCGTGGCGGCCGCCGTTGACCGCCTCAAGGCCGAGGTGCGCAAGCTGCTCGTCGGGCAGGCGCAGTTCCTCGACGAACTCGTGGCGGCGGTGCTCGCGGGCGGGCACATGCTCATCGAAGGCGTGCCCGGCGTAGCCAAGACGCTTACGGCGAAGCTCCTCGCCCGCGCCGTCTCCGCCGACTTCGCGCGCCTCCAGTTCACGCCCGACCTCATGCCCGCCGACGTGGTCGGCACGACGGTCTTCAACCCCGAGACGCGCGCCTTCGACTTCCACCCCGGCCCCGTCTTCGGTCAACTCGTGCTCATCGACGAGATCAACCGCGCGCCCGCCAAGACGCAGGCCGCGCTCTTCGAGGTGATGGAGGAGCGGCAGGTCACGGTCGACGGGACGACCTACCCGATGCAGGCGCCGTTCCACGTCTTCGCCACGCAGAACCCCATCGAGCACGAGGGCACCTACCGCCTGCCGGAAGCGCAACTTGACCGCTTCCTCTTCAAGATCGAGGTCGGCTATCCGACGCCCGAGGAGGAGGCGCGCATCCTGGCGGGCTTCCAGGCGCAGGGCGGGCGGCTCGACCTGGAGCAGGTGCAGCCCGTCCTCACCGCCGACGAGGTCCTCGCCGCGCAGGCCGCCGTGCGGACGCTCTACGTCGACGAGAAGCTGCTCGGCTACATCGCCGCCATCGTGGCACAGACGCGGACCCACCCGGCGCTCGCGCTCGGGGCCAGTCCCCGCGCCTCGCTCGCGCTGCTCACCGGTGCCAAGGCCGTCGCGGCGATGGCCGGCCGCGACTTCGTGACGCCGGACGACGTGCGCACGATCGCGCCGCCCGTGCTCCGGCACCGTCTCCAGCTCACGCCCGAGCGCGAGATCGAAGGCGTCCGTATCGACACCGTCGTCGACCGCGTGGTGCAGAGCGTGGAGGTGCCGCGGTGA
- a CDS encoding DUF58 domain-containing protein has product MTDGERAGRTKGSKREGASAKPPARWRAALDLYAPTRLFAVLGTIVGLFVLGYWVPFVEGVTRLAVYGLVVAVLVDAVLLWRGGDRSGLALEREVPDKLSNGDPNPVAVRVVSRYPFPVRVRLIDEVPVQFQERTLDFRFPLMPGAAHTVDYAVRPVERGVYHFGAINAYVASPIGLLLRRIRAEADQEVKVYPSFLQMRRWAFLAESNRLAEVGVKRVRRIGHTMEFDQIREYVPGDDRRAINWKATARSGDLRHGGTLMVNQYQDERAQPIYAVIDMGRAMRDPFDGMTLVDHAINATLVLLNVALLKNDKAGLVTFDARMKTVLPASRRRTQLPRLLEALYAQQPGFQDPNFEALYATVRRQLPQRGLLLLFTNLQTRASLDRRLPLLRAIARQHRLVVVFFENTALRDLRGRPAERVSEVYVKTVAEQFAYEQEEVARTLQRHGIGALLTTPETLTVDTINRYLALKARGAI; this is encoded by the coding sequence GTGACTGACGGCGAACGCGCGGGACGAACGAAGGGCAGCAAGCGCGAAGGGGCTTCGGCCAAACCTCCGGCGCGGTGGCGCGCGGCGCTCGACCTGTACGCGCCGACGCGGCTGTTCGCCGTGCTCGGAACGATCGTAGGGCTGTTCGTGCTCGGCTACTGGGTGCCGTTCGTGGAGGGCGTGACGCGGTTGGCTGTATACGGGCTCGTAGTCGCCGTGCTTGTGGATGCCGTTCTCCTCTGGCGGGGCGGCGACCGTTCGGGCCTAGCGCTGGAGCGTGAGGTCCCCGACAAGCTCTCCAACGGCGATCCCAACCCGGTGGCCGTGCGGGTGGTCAGCCGCTACCCCTTCCCCGTCCGCGTGCGGCTCATCGACGAGGTGCCGGTGCAGTTCCAGGAGCGCACCCTCGACTTCCGCTTCCCGCTCATGCCTGGCGCTGCGCACACCGTCGACTACGCCGTGCGGCCCGTTGAGCGCGGCGTCTATCACTTTGGCGCGATCAACGCCTACGTTGCCTCGCCGATTGGGCTGCTGCTGCGCCGCATCCGCGCGGAGGCCGACCAAGAGGTCAAGGTCTACCCATCGTTCCTCCAGATGCGCCGGTGGGCGTTCCTCGCCGAGAGCAACCGGCTCGCCGAGGTCGGCGTGAAGCGCGTGCGCCGCATCGGCCACACGATGGAGTTCGACCAGATCCGCGAGTACGTCCCCGGCGACGACCGCCGCGCGATCAACTGGAAGGCCACCGCCCGCAGCGGCGACCTCCGCCACGGCGGCACGCTGATGGTCAACCAGTACCAGGACGAGCGCGCGCAGCCGATCTACGCCGTGATCGACATGGGCCGGGCCATGCGCGACCCGTTCGACGGGATGACGCTCGTGGACCACGCGATCAACGCCACGCTCGTGCTCTTGAACGTGGCGCTGCTCAAGAACGACAAGGCCGGCCTCGTCACCTTCGACGCGCGCATGAAGACGGTGCTGCCTGCCTCGCGCCGCCGCACGCAGTTGCCGCGTCTCCTCGAAGCGCTCTACGCGCAGCAGCCAGGCTTCCAAGACCCCAACTTTGAGGCGCTCTACGCGACGGTCCGCCGCCAACTTCCGCAGCGGGGCTTGCTGTTGCTCTTCACCAACCTCCAGACGCGCGCCAGCCTCGACCGGCGGCTGCCACTCCTGCGCGCCATCGCGCGGCAGCATCGGCTCGTGGTCGTCTTCTTCGAGAACACGGCGCTGCGCGACCTGCGTGGGCGGCCCGCCGAACGCGTGAGCGAGGTCTACGTCAAGACCGTCGCCGAGCAGTTTGCCTACGAGCAGGAGGAGGTGGCGCGGACGCTCCAGCGCCACGGCATCGGCGCGCTGCTCACCACGCCCGAGACGCTCACCGTCGACACGATCAACCGCTACCTTGCCCTGAAAGCACGCGGGGCGATCTGA
- a CDS encoding HD domain-containing protein, producing MPVTYADAEALFFDWTRTASLRRHGLAVAASMARYAEHFGEDEETWRITGLLHDLDYERHPSLDEHPYVGVRELERLGVSEDIRTAILGHALYSGTPRESLLAKALFAVDELSGFVTAVAFVRPTRMGGMKVKSVRKKLKDKAFAAAVSRADIQQGIAELGVDESEHIARVIEALQREEARVFEVDGT from the coding sequence GTGCCCGTGACCTACGCCGACGCTGAAGCCCTCTTCTTCGACTGGACACGCACAGCCAGCCTGCGCCGCCACGGCCTCGCTGTCGCCGCGAGCATGGCGCGCTACGCCGAGCACTTCGGCGAGGACGAGGAGACGTGGCGTATCACCGGCCTCCTCCACGACCTCGACTACGAGCGACACCCCAGCTTAGACGAGCACCCGTACGTCGGCGTGCGCGAACTCGAACGGCTGGGCGTCTCTGAGGACATCCGTACGGCCATCCTCGGCCACGCGCTCTACTCCGGTACGCCCCGCGAGAGCCTGCTCGCCAAAGCGCTCTTCGCCGTGGACGAGCTATCGGGCTTCGTCACCGCCGTCGCGTTCGTGCGGCCTACACGCATGGGCGGCATGAAGGTAAAGTCGGTGCGCAAGAAGCTCAAGGACAAGGCTTTCGCAGCGGCGGTGAGCCGCGCCGACATCCAGCAGGGCATCGCCGAACTCGGCGTGGACGAGAGCGAGCACATCGCCCGCGTCATCGAGGCACTCCAGCGGGAGGAAGCCCGTGTCTTCGAGGTAGACGGCACCTAA
- a CDS encoding SDR family oxidoreductase, with amino-acid sequence MTSTAPHFDLRGRVALVTGASSGIGRATAIELARCGAQVVINYPFFSEAPAARETLRLVEEAARSSAARHRHMAGDGSSVPVPVLAGHLTMGDGLDAKDTPPVGLLVRADVSDEDDVRQMFEEIAAVYGPLDILVNNAGIQIEAPSHEVTMDDFDKVLGVNLRGAFMVAQGAIRQFRAAGKPGTIVNLSSVHEKIPRPSYLSYSISKFGIKGMTQTLALEYANDGIRVNAVAPGATETPIQSWLHDSAQTAVVASHIPQKRIAQPEEIAHAIAYLASDVSRYVTGQTLFIDGGLTLFADFQEPWSG; translated from the coding sequence ATGACTTCCACCGCTCCCCATTTTGACTTGCGCGGGCGCGTCGCGCTCGTGACTGGTGCCTCCTCGGGCATCGGGCGCGCCACGGCCATCGAGCTTGCCCGTTGCGGCGCTCAGGTGGTCATCAACTACCCCTTCTTCTCCGAAGCGCCCGCCGCTCGCGAGACGCTGCGCCTCGTGGAGGAAGCGGCTCGGTCCTCAGCTGCTCGGCATCGCCACATGGCTGGGGACGGGAGCTCCGTGCCTGTTCCCGTGCTCGCGGGCCACCTCACCATGGGGGATGGCCTGGATGCCAAAGACACACCGCCGGTCGGCCTGCTGGTGCGCGCCGACGTGTCCGACGAGGACGACGTCCGCCAGATGTTCGAGGAGATCGCAGCCGTCTACGGCCCGCTCGACATCCTGGTCAACAACGCGGGCATCCAGATCGAGGCGCCGTCGCACGAGGTCACGATGGACGACTTCGACAAGGTCCTCGGTGTGAACCTACGCGGCGCCTTCATGGTGGCGCAGGGCGCGATCCGCCAGTTCCGCGCGGCGGGCAAGCCCGGCACCATCGTCAACCTGTCGAGCGTCCACGAGAAGATCCCGCGGCCGAGCTACCTGTCGTACTCGATCAGCAAGTTCGGCATCAAGGGTATGACGCAGACGCTCGCGCTGGAGTACGCCAACGACGGCATTCGCGTCAACGCGGTGGCGCCGGGGGCCACCGAGACACCGATCCAGAGCTGGCTGCACGACTCGGCACAGACGGCGGTCGTGGCCTCGCACATCCCGCAGAAGCGCATCGCGCAGCCGGAGGAGATCGCGCACGCCATTGCCTACCTGGCGTCGGACGTGTCGCGCTACGTCACCGGCCAGACGCTCTTCATCGACGGCGGGCTGACGCTCTTCGCGGACTTTCAGGAACCCTGGAGCGGCTGA
- a CDS encoding MFS transporter encodes MLLWSRLRAEVAAYPRTFWVLWVGTLVNRLGLVVVPFLTLYLTTERGLRPSMAAALLSGYGLGAFLSSFAGGLLADRWGRRPVLLMGLLGGAALVALVPFATALPALAVLVIALGFVTESYRPAVSAAIVDLVAEEQRTRAFALFYWVINVGTAIAPVLGGVLVLWSYDLLFALDAATMLVYGLVVAALIPETRPDRSAEDSRAEAAIVSEARALVALRDPALLGLSACTLLLAALMFQSLSVLPLVMASQGLPETAYGFVAATNGLVIVLLSLPIARLVERRPPSAVLVSAALLFAAGFALHVPAASLASHAAATAVWTLGEIALVTVAPVMVARLSPDALRGAYQGVYGAAWGLAFLVAPLAGGIVFEEVGREALWLGCVGVGLVAALGFAGLATLLRQPAPGMA; translated from the coding sequence GTGCTACTCTGGTCCCGGCTCCGCGCTGAAGTGGCAGCGTACCCGCGTACGTTCTGGGTGCTGTGGGTTGGGACGCTCGTCAACCGGCTCGGGCTGGTGGTGGTGCCGTTTCTCACGCTCTACCTCACGACGGAGCGCGGGCTGCGACCGAGCATGGCGGCAGCGCTGCTCTCCGGCTACGGCCTCGGCGCGTTCCTGTCGAGCTTCGCGGGGGGCCTCCTCGCGGATCGGTGGGGGCGGCGCCCGGTCCTGCTGATGGGGCTGCTCGGCGGCGCGGCGCTTGTGGCGCTCGTGCCCTTCGCGACGGCGCTACCGGCGCTCGCCGTGCTCGTGATCGCGCTCGGGTTCGTGACGGAATCGTACCGCCCCGCGGTATCGGCGGCCATCGTCGACCTCGTAGCGGAGGAGCAGCGGACGCGCGCCTTCGCGCTGTTCTACTGGGTCATCAACGTCGGCACGGCCATCGCGCCGGTGCTCGGTGGCGTGCTCGTGCTGTGGTCCTATGACCTGCTCTTCGCGCTCGATGCCGCGACGATGCTCGTCTACGGCCTGGTGGTAGCTGCGCTGATTCCAGAGACGCGGCCCGATCGCAGCGCGGAGGACTCCAGGGCCGAGGCTGCGATCGTCTCGGAGGCTCGCGCGCTCGTTGCGCTGCGCGACCCGGCGCTGCTCGGCCTTTCGGCCTGCACGCTGCTGCTGGCGGCGCTGATGTTCCAGAGCCTCTCCGTGCTACCGCTCGTGATGGCGTCGCAGGGGCTCCCGGAGACGGCCTACGGCTTCGTGGCGGCGACGAACGGGCTCGTGATCGTGCTGCTGAGCTTGCCCATTGCGCGGCTCGTGGAGCGCCGGCCACCAAGCGCGGTGCTGGTGAGCGCGGCGCTGCTGTTCGCGGCAGGGTTTGCGTTGCACGTCCCGGCAGCCTCGCTGGCGAGCCACGCCGCGGCTACAGCGGTGTGGACGCTCGGGGAGATCGCGCTGGTGACCGTGGCGCCGGTGATGGTGGCGCGGCTCTCGCCGGACGCGCTGCGCGGGGCCTACCAGGGCGTCTACGGGGCCGCCTGGGGGCTCGCCTTCCTCGTGGCGCCGCTGGCAGGCGGGATCGTCTTTGAGGAGGTGGGCCGCGAGGCGCTGTGGCTCGGCTGTGTGGGGGTGGGCCTCGTAGCTGCGCTGGGGTTTGCGGGGTTAGCCACGCTCCTACGGCAGCCGGCCCCGGGGATGGCCTGA